Proteins found in one Cyprinus carpio isolate SPL01 chromosome B10, ASM1834038v1, whole genome shotgun sequence genomic segment:
- the LOC109048722 gene encoding LOW QUALITY PROTEIN: solute carrier family 46 member 3-like (The sequence of the model RefSeq protein was modified relative to this genomic sequence to represent the inferred CDS: substituted 1 base at 1 genomic stop codon) — protein sequence MKRLYFIEPIVAIYAFASFMVYPLVQQYVYRRLWLEITNSSYPVSDNTSQCAANSTSHSRQQDEVQKAASLFSMYSDLSSMIPSLIVTLLLVAYSDQRGRKITIIMPLIGSLIYTLSFLAVSFFELNLYLLIAANFVSALFGGIGTMLGGCFSYVADLCEDSKQKTLRMAVVDMMIGLLAGVASISTGYFLHAVGFNWPFFTSAIFLVVNLLYAIFILEETRVIDQAETVDCCRAMKKLVCGIYNLFAGGSKKKKIILLLIVTTLSSXAFVNTGGLSMITLYELNEPLCWSEILVGYGAAASTSIFITSFVGVYLFSLCLPNPAITFIGMLSVAINMFMTAFAKTTLIMFLVRVPAMFAIMPFPVLRSMMSKVVSKSEQGALFACVAFMENLSTNGSSAVFSRIYAATVAWCPGFIFLLGAGLCIIPISLLGILRCFHSLDSNDTQALLSEDGTEASRDPPVA from the exons ATGAAGAGACTGTACTTCATCGAGCCGATCGTCGCGATTTACGCGTTTGCCAGTTTTATGGTTTATCCCCTCGTGCAGCAGTATGTGTATCGCAGATTGTGGCTGGAGATCACAAACTCTTCTTACCCCGTGTCCGACAACACTTCCCAATGCGCCGCCAACAGCACCAGCCACAGCAGACAGCAAGAT GAGGTTCAGAAAGCAGCTTCTCTGTTCTCCATGTACAGTGATTTATCTTCCATGATCCCCAGTCTCATAGTGACCCTCCTCCTGGTGGCCTACAGCGATCAGCGCGGCCGAAAGATCACTATTATTATGCCCCTCATTGGGTCTCTGATCTACACGCTTTCATTCCTGGCGGTCTCCTTCTTCGAGCTCAACCTCTACCTCCTCATTGCCGCCAACTTCGTAAGTGCCCTCTTTGGGGGTATCGGCACCATGCTAGGCGGCTGCTTCTCATATGTGGCCGATTTGTGCGAGGACAGCAAGCAGAAAACTCTTCGCATGGCTGTGGTGGACATGATGATTGGCTTGTTGGCCGGTGTGGCGTCAATCTCCACTGGCTACTTCCTGCATGCAGTCGGGTTCAATTGGCCTTTCTTCACGTCTGCCATATTTCTGGTGGTTAACTTGCTATATGCCATCTTCATTCTGGAAGAAACCAGGGTGATTGACCAGGCAGAGACTGTGGATTGTTGTCGGGCCATGAAGAAACTTGTATGTGGTATCTACAACTTGTTTGCAGgaggcagtaaaaaaaaaaaaattattcttctGCTGATTGTCACCACTCTCTCCTCCTGAGCTTTTGTCAATACGGGGGGTCTGTCCATGATCACACTTTACGAACTCAATGAGCCGCTGTGCTGGAGCGAGATCCTCGTCGGCTATGGCGCCGCGGCCAGCACCTCCATCTTTATCACTAGTTTTGTCGGTGTGTATTTGTTCTCCCTCTGTCTGCCTAACCCTGCCATCACCTTCATCGGGATGCTGTCAGTCGCTATAAACATGTTCATGACGGCCTTCGCAAAGACCACGCTCATTATGTTCCTCG TAAGGGTTCCTGCTATGTTTGCCATCATGCCGTTCCCTGTCCTGCGTTCGATGATGTCAAAGGTTGTCTCAAAGTCTGAGCAGG GAGCACTCTTTGCCTGTGTGGCCTTTATGGAAAACCTGagcactaatggatcctctgcggttTTTAGCAGAATCTATGCGGCCACCGTGGCATGGTGTCCTGGCTTTATCTTTCTGTTGGGTGCTGGACTCTGTATCATTCCCATAAGTCTATTAGG CATCCTTAGGTGTTTCCATTCATTGGATTCTAATGACACTCAAGCACTCTTATCAGAAGATGGGACTGAAGCCTCACGTGACCCACCTGTAGCTTAA